One genomic window of Mesoplodon densirostris isolate mMesDen1 chromosome 14, mMesDen1 primary haplotype, whole genome shotgun sequence includes the following:
- the LOC132502193 gene encoding LOW QUALITY PROTEIN: zinc finger protein 226-like (The sequence of the model RefSeq protein was modified relative to this genomic sequence to represent the inferred CDS: inserted 6 bases in 3 codons), with translation MYVPRAELLCVCPGFSKSTARRKRQQSPTTLHCPRRREKMSTFQEAVTFKDVAVAFTEEELGLLDSAQRKLYQDVMVENFRNLVSVEENNQSELRAVQDRGSREELSCWQIWQQIANDLTRCQDSMINSCQFRKQGDSPCQIGXQDSVQISEDENHILNDKAGDPSSTGNPRFATLRAQDSWRKTSLAESQNYQNRHQQISMKNKXCQRREDVDTISWISHHLDAHGVHKGQKSYGYCDYRKDSTRVSTLDQNTMIHTGQKPYQCNECKETFTDLSTFDLHQQLHSKEKXLMCSECGKGFRYSSVLHIHQRVHVGGKHSECDECGKEFSQSSQLQTPQKVHTVEKPFRCGECGKGFSRRSALTIHCKVHTGEKPYNCEECGRAFSQASHLQDHQRVHTGEKPFKCDTCDKSFSRNSHLQSHQRVHTGEKPYKCEECGKGFICISNLYIHQRVHTGEKPYKCEECGKGFSRPSSLQAHQGVHTGEKSYICNVCGKGFTLSSNLQAHQRVHTGEKPYKCNECGKSFRRNSHYQVHLVVHTGEKPYKCEVCGKGFSQSSYLQIHQKAHSVEKPYKCEECGQGFSQSSRLQIHQLIHTGEKPYKCEECGKGFSRRADLKIHCRIHTGEKLYNCEECGKVFRQASNLLAHERVHSREKPFKCEECGKSFGRSSHLQAHQKVHTGEKPYKCEECGKGFKWSLNLDMHPRVHTGEKPYKCGECGKHFIQASSLQLHQSVHTGEKPYRCDRCSKVFSRPSQRQSHQRVHTGEKPYKCETCGKSFSWRSNLTVHHRIHAADKSYKSDRSGKTIREPTHEKSSIK, from the exons ATGTACGTCCCGCGGGCGGAGCTTCTTTGCGTTTG ccctggctTCTCCAAAAGCACTGCACGGAGGAAGAGGCAACAGAGCCCCAC gactctgcactgccccagaaggagagagaaaatgagcacATTCCAG GAGGCGGTGACCTTCAAGGACGTGGCCGTGGCCTTCACAGAGGAGGAGCTGGGGCTGCTGGACTCGGCCCAGAGGAAGCTGTACCAGGATGTGATGGTGGAAAACTTCCGGAACCTGGTCTCAGTGG AAGAAAACAATCAAAGTGAGTTGAGGGCCGTTCAAGACAGAGGATCACGTGAAGAGCTTTCCTGCTGGCAAATCTGGCAACAAATTGCAAATGACTTAACCAGATGCCAAGACTCCATGATAAATAGTTGTCAGTTCCGCAAACAAGGTGATTCCCCCTGCCAGATTGG GCAGGACTCTGTTCAAATTTCTGAAGATGAGAACCATATATTAAATGATAAAGCAGGTGATCCCAGTAGTACTGGAAATCCAAGGTTTGCAACTTTGAGAGCCCAGGATTCTTGGAGGAAAACTTCCTTGGCTGAGTCACAGAATTATCAGAATAGACACCAGcaaatttccatgaaaaataa cTGTCAGCGTAGAGAGGATGTTGACACCATCAGTTGGATTTCACATCACCTTGATGCTCATGGAGTACACAAGGGTCAAAAATCTTATGGCTACTGTGATTATAGAAAAGATAGCACGAGGGTTTCAACACTGGATCAGAATACTATGATTCACACAGGACAAAAACCTTACCAGTGTAATGAATGTAAAGAAACCTTCACCGATCTCTCCACCTTTGATCTTCACCAGCAATTACACTCAAAAGAGAA TCTCATGTGCAGTGAGTGTGGAAAAGGCTTCCGTTACAGCTCGGTTCTTCATATTCATCAGAGAGTTCACGTGGGAGGAAAACACAGTGAGTGTGATGAGTGTGGCAAGGAGTTCAGTCAGAGCTCACAGCTGCAGACTCCTCAGAAAGTCCACACTGTAGAGAAACCATTCAGATGTGGGGAATGTGGGAAAGGCTTCAGTCGTAGGTCAGCACTTACTATTCATTGTAAAGTCCACACGGGAGAGAAACCTTATAATtgtgaggagtgtgggagggCCTTCAGTCAGGCCTCTCACCTTCAGGACCATCAGAGAgtccacactggggagaaaccaTTCAAATGTGACACATGTGATAAGAGCTTCAGTCGGAATTCACACCTTCAGTCCCATCAGAGAGTCCATACGGGAGAGAAACCGTACAAATGTGAGGAGTGTGGGAAGGGCTTCATTTGTATCTCAAATCTATACATTCATCAGAGGGTCCACACAGGAGAAAAACCCTACAAATGTGAGGAATGTGGGAAAGGCTTTAGTCGGCCTTCAAGTCTTCAGGCCCATCAGGgagtccacactggagagaaatcaTACATATGTAATGTGTGTGGTAAAGGCTTTACTCTGAGTTCAAACCTTCAGGCACATCAAAGAGtccatacaggagagaaaccatacaaatgtaatgagtgtgggaaGAGCTTCAGGAGGAACTCCCATTATCAAGTTCATCTGGTTGtccacacaggggagaagccctataaatgtgaggtatgtgggaagggCTTCAGTCAGAGTTCATATCTTCAAATCCATCAGAAGGCCCACAGTGTAGAGAAACCTTACAAGTGTGAGGAGTGTGGGCAGGGCTTCAGTCAGAGTTCACGACTTCAGATCCACCAGCTGATCCATACCGGTGAGAAACCATACAAATGTGAAGAGTGTGGGAAGGGATTCAGTCGTAGAGCAGATCTTAAAATTCATTGCAGAATCCACACCGGAGAGAAACTGTATAATTGTGAGGAGTGTGGGAAAGTCTTCAGGCAGGCCTCAAATCTTCTGGCCCATGAGAGAGTCCACAGCAGAGAAAAACCATTCAAATGTGAAGAGTGTGGGAAGAGCTTTGGTCGGAGTTCACACCTTCAAGCCCATCAAAAAGTCCACACTGGAGAAAAGCCATACAAATGTGAGGAGTGTGGGAAGGGCTTCAAGTGGAGCCTGAACCTCGACATGCATCCGAGggtccacacaggagagaaaccatataagtgtggggaGTGTGGGAAGCACTTCATTCAGGCCTCAAGTCTTCAGCTTCATCAAAGcgtccacactggagagaagccgTACAGATGTGACAGATGCAGTAAGGTCTTCAGTCGGCCTTCACAGCGACAGTCTCATCAAAGAGtgcacacaggggagaagccttACAAGTGTGAGACCTGTGGTAAGAGCTTCAGTTGGCGCTCCAATCTAACAGTTCATCACAGAATCCATGCTGCTGATAAATCCTATAAAAGTGATAGGAGTGGTAAGACCATCAGAGAGCCCACACACGAAAAAAGTTccataaaatga